The following proteins are co-located in the Methanobrevibacter ruminantium genome:
- a CDS encoding HEPN domain-containing protein → MDIRKYPQYQLYLFTMQMLMLKGQLIPKHCNEWCANASIINRAYYSSFLYCQLWLRDVKKFKVKSPWNFKNKKEAISEHKQVRNALYNFGEKNVKSDLTRLAHLRKKADYEPFKDISPEEVGEAIEHMENIFNRLKFE, encoded by the coding sequence ATGGATATAAGGAAATATCCTCAATATCAATTATACCTGTTTACAATGCAAATGCTCATGTTAAAGGGTCAGCTGATACCTAAACATTGCAATGAATGGTGTGCCAATGCCAGCATAATCAATCGAGCATACTATAGCTCATTTCTATATTGCCAACTATGGCTTAGAGATGTTAAAAAATTTAAAGTAAAATCTCCTTGGAATTTCAAGAACAAGAAAGAGGCAATTAGTGAACATAAGCAGGTAAGAAATGCATTATACAATTTTGGGGAGAAGAATGTCAAATCAGATCTAACAAGATTAGCTCACTTGAGAAAAAAAGCGGATTATGAACCATTTAAAGATATAAGTCCAGAAGAAGTGGGCGAAGCGATTGAACATATGGAGAATATATTCAATCGTCTGAAATTTGAATAA